One genomic region from Colletes latitarsis isolate SP2378_abdomen chromosome 10, iyColLati1, whole genome shotgun sequence encodes:
- the LOC143346208 gene encoding sodium- and chloride-dependent glycine transporter 1 isoform X3, translated as MTNAKRESQKARRVSLGVGGAMVELSQDPERGSWANPVEFVLSCIGYAVGIGNVWRFPYLVYRNGGGAFLVPFIIMLITMGLPIFFLELAIGQYSGLGPNEAFTRMAPAFQGLGYSTLVVIMLVMIYYMVIVAWSLFYTFASFFPKLSWAYCDNDFNTNNCYSGLQQIVCQKDHKIFFNKSCMSIETVCHSFKYYDGGNVTSCFNGSEVKPIQHLYKRVLSSEEYFSDYVLGLRGATWENFGGIRWELLGCLTLAWVICFLCLMRGVQSIGKVVYFTALFPYVMLTALLIRGVTLVGASEGSAWFITPNWSTLGNASVWADAASQVFYSLGIGCGSLITLSSYSNFSNNCHRDAIFVTITNLLTSIFAGFVIFSILGFLAHEMQMEIHEVVQSGAGLAFIAYPEAVVRMLWPNVWAVLFFIMLFILGLGSQFAGVQAINTAILDLRPDLRKHESYVVLGICVTCWLLAIPMVFDGGIYLFTLMDWNTASWAILLIGVAEVGVASWCYGCNKFLRNIAEMQMRFGCLLHNYWWFSWVVLAPITCLGVFVYQICTYQLGYYGTYIFPDWANAIGILIGLSTLAPMPFFFIRRLWKGPRDWSLFRPAKTWGPAEKKGTDNDTPSTVSVRMAETSGDQTNIVDVS; from the exons ATGACGAACGCTAAGAGAGAGTCGCAAAAG GCGAGAAGGGTTTCTCTTGGGGTCGGCGGTGCCATGGTGGAGCTGTCGCAGGATCCTGAACGGGGTAGCTGGGCTAACCCCGTCGAGTTTGTTCTATCCTGCATCGGGTATGCCGTTGGCATTGGCAATGTTTGGCGTTTCCCTTACCTTGTATATCGTAACGGTGGTG GCGCCTTTTTAGTGCCGTTTATCATAATGTTGATTACAATGGGATTGCCAATATTTTTTCTGGAACTTGCGATCGGGCAATATTCCGGTCTCGGACCGAACGAAGCGTTCACGCGAATGGCTCCGGCGTTTCAGGGCCTCGGTTATTCCACCCTCGTCGTGATTATGCTGGTGATGATCTACTACATGGTAATCGTGGCGTGGAGTCTCTTTTATACGTTCGCCTCGTTCTTCCCGAAACTCAGCTGGGCCTATTGCGATAACGACTTCAACACGAACA ATTGTTATAGCGGACTGCAACAAATAGTGTGCCAAAAGGATCACAAGATTTTTTTCAATAAATCCTGCATGTCCATCGAGACGGTCTGTCATAGTTTCAAATATTACGACGGCGGGAACGTTACCAGCTGCTTCAATGGCAGCGAAGTGAAACCGATCCAACATCTTTACAAACGAGTGTTGTCTTCCGAGGAATACTTTAG CGACTACGTTCTGGGCTTGCGCGGAGCCACGTGGGAAAATTTCGGAGGCATAAGATGGGAATTGTTAGGATGTCTCACCCTCGCCTGGGTAATCTGCTTCCTGTGTCTGATGCGCGGTGTCCAGTCCATCGGGAAGGTCGTCTACTTCACCGCTCTTTTCCCTTATGTCATGCTTACGGCGCTACTGATACGAG GTGTCACGCTGGTTGGCGCCAGTGAAGGTTCTGCTTGGTTCATCACGCCCAATTGGTCAACGTTGGGAAACGCTAGTGTCTGGGCGGATGCTGCCTCTCAAGTTTTCTATTCACTCGGAATCGGTTGCGGATCTCTAATCACTCTCTCGAGTTACAGCAACTTCAGCAACAATTGTCACAG AGATGCGATCTTTGTCACGATCACGAACCTGCTCACCTCGATTTTCGCGGGTTTCGTGATATTCTCGATCCTGGGATTCCTCGCCCACGAGATGCAGATGGAGATCCACGAAGTGGTCCAAAGCGGCGCGGGATTGGCTTTTATCGCGTACCCGGAAGCCGTGGTGCGGATGCTTTGGCCAAACGTCTGGGCGGTCCTCTTCTTTATCATGTTGTTCATCCTTGGCCTTGGTAGCCAA TTCGCAGGCGTGCAGGCGATAAACACCGCCATATTGGACCTGCGACCAGATTTACGAAAACACGAGAGCTACGTGGTGTTGGGCATATGCGTCACTTGCTGGCTCCTCGCTATACCGATGGTGTTCGACGGCGGTATTTACCTGTTCACGCTGATGGACTGGAACACCGCTTCTTGGGCGATACTATTGATCGGCGTCGCCGAGGTTGGCGTGGCAAGCTGGTGTTACGGCTGCAACAAATTCCTGCGTAACATTGCTGAAATGCAAATGCGGTTCGGCTGTTTACTCCACAACTATTGGTGGTTCAGCTGGGTCGTGCTCGCGCCTATCACTTGTCTG GGGGTGTTCGTGTATCAAATATGTACGTATCAGTTGGGTTATTATGGCACGTACATATTCCCTGACTGGGCGAACGCGATTGGAATACTGATCGGGCTGTCGACCCTCGCCCCGATGCCATTCTTTTTCATCCGACGGCTGTGGAAAGGACCG AGGGATTGGAGTTTGTTTCGACCCGCGAAGACGTGGGGACCAGCCGAGAAAAAAGGTACGGATAACGACACCCCATCCACGGTGTCCGTCAGAATGGCGGAAACGTCTGGGGACCAAACGAACATAGTGGACGTttcataa
- the LOC143346208 gene encoding sodium- and chloride-dependent glycine transporter 1 isoform X1, translated as MLITMGLPIFFLELAIGQYSGLGPNEAFTRMAPAFQGLGYSTLVVIMLVMIYYMVIVAWSLFYTFASFFPKLSWAYCDNDFNTNNCYSGLQQIVCQKDHKIFFNKSCMSIETVCHSFKYYDGGNVTSCFNGSEVKPIQHLYKRVLSSEEYFSDYVLGLRGATWENFGGIRWELLGCLTLAWVICFLCLMRGVQSIGKVVYFTALFPYVMLTALLIRGVTLVGASEGSAWFITPNWSTLGNASVWADAASQVFYSLGIGCGSLITLSSYSNFSNNCHRDAIFVTITNLLTSIFAGFVIFSILGFLAHEMQMEIHEVVQSGAGLAFIAYPEAVVRMLWPNVWAVLFFIMLFILGLGSQFAGVQAINTAILDLRPDLRKHESYVVLGICVTCWLLAIPMVFDGGIYLFTLMDWNTASWAILLIGVAEVGVASWCYGCNKFLRNIAEMQMRFGCLLHNYWWFSWVVLAPITCLGVFVYQICTYQLGYYGTYIFPDWANAIGILIGLSTLAPMPFFFIRRLWKGPRDWSLFRPAKTWGPAEKKGTDNDTPSTVSVRMAETSGDQTNIVDVS; from the exons ATGTTGATTACAATGGGATTGCCAATATTTTTTCTGGAACTTGCGATCGGGCAATATTCCGGTCTCGGACCGAACGAAGCGTTCACGCGAATGGCTCCGGCGTTTCAGGGCCTCGGTTATTCCACCCTCGTCGTGATTATGCTGGTGATGATCTACTACATGGTAATCGTGGCGTGGAGTCTCTTTTATACGTTCGCCTCGTTCTTCCCGAAACTCAGCTGGGCCTATTGCGATAACGACTTCAACACGAACA ATTGTTATAGCGGACTGCAACAAATAGTGTGCCAAAAGGATCACAAGATTTTTTTCAATAAATCCTGCATGTCCATCGAGACGGTCTGTCATAGTTTCAAATATTACGACGGCGGGAACGTTACCAGCTGCTTCAATGGCAGCGAAGTGAAACCGATCCAACATCTTTACAAACGAGTGTTGTCTTCCGAGGAATACTTTAG CGACTACGTTCTGGGCTTGCGCGGAGCCACGTGGGAAAATTTCGGAGGCATAAGATGGGAATTGTTAGGATGTCTCACCCTCGCCTGGGTAATCTGCTTCCTGTGTCTGATGCGCGGTGTCCAGTCCATCGGGAAGGTCGTCTACTTCACCGCTCTTTTCCCTTATGTCATGCTTACGGCGCTACTGATACGAG GTGTCACGCTGGTTGGCGCCAGTGAAGGTTCTGCTTGGTTCATCACGCCCAATTGGTCAACGTTGGGAAACGCTAGTGTCTGGGCGGATGCTGCCTCTCAAGTTTTCTATTCACTCGGAATCGGTTGCGGATCTCTAATCACTCTCTCGAGTTACAGCAACTTCAGCAACAATTGTCACAG AGATGCGATCTTTGTCACGATCACGAACCTGCTCACCTCGATTTTCGCGGGTTTCGTGATATTCTCGATCCTGGGATTCCTCGCCCACGAGATGCAGATGGAGATCCACGAAGTGGTCCAAAGCGGCGCGGGATTGGCTTTTATCGCGTACCCGGAAGCCGTGGTGCGGATGCTTTGGCCAAACGTCTGGGCGGTCCTCTTCTTTATCATGTTGTTCATCCTTGGCCTTGGTAGCCAA TTCGCAGGCGTGCAGGCGATAAACACCGCCATATTGGACCTGCGACCAGATTTACGAAAACACGAGAGCTACGTGGTGTTGGGCATATGCGTCACTTGCTGGCTCCTCGCTATACCGATGGTGTTCGACGGCGGTATTTACCTGTTCACGCTGATGGACTGGAACACCGCTTCTTGGGCGATACTATTGATCGGCGTCGCCGAGGTTGGCGTGGCAAGCTGGTGTTACGGCTGCAACAAATTCCTGCGTAACATTGCTGAAATGCAAATGCGGTTCGGCTGTTTACTCCACAACTATTGGTGGTTCAGCTGGGTCGTGCTCGCGCCTATCACTTGTCTG GGGGTGTTCGTGTATCAAATATGTACGTATCAGTTGGGTTATTATGGCACGTACATATTCCCTGACTGGGCGAACGCGATTGGAATACTGATCGGGCTGTCGACCCTCGCCCCGATGCCATTCTTTTTCATCCGACGGCTGTGGAAAGGACCG AGGGATTGGAGTTTGTTTCGACCCGCGAAGACGTGGGGACCAGCCGAGAAAAAAGGTACGGATAACGACACCCCATCCACGGTGTCCGTCAGAATGGCGGAAACGTCTGGGGACCAAACGAACATAGTGGACGTttcataa
- the LOC143346208 gene encoding sodium- and chloride-dependent glycine transporter 2 isoform X2, translated as MLITMGLPIFFLELAIGQYSGLGPNEAFTRMAPAFQGLGYSTLVVIMLVMIYYMVIVAWSLFYTFASFFPKLSWAYCDNDFNTNNCYSGLQQIVCQKDHKIFFNKSCMSIETVCHSFKYYDGGNVTSCFNGSEVKPIQHLYKRVLSSEEYFSDYVLGLRGATWENFGGIRWELLGCLTLAWVICFLCLMRGVQSIGKVVYFTALFPYVMLTALLIRGVTLVGASEGSAWFITPNWSTLGNASVWADAASQVFYSLGIGCGSLITLSSYSNFSNNCHRDAIFVTITNLLTSIFAGFVIFSILGFLAHEMQMEIHEVVQSGAGLAFIAYPEAVVRMLWPNVWAVLFFIMLFILGLGSQFAGVQAINTAILDLRPDLRKHESYVVLGICVTCWLLAIPMVFDGGIYLFTLMDWNTASWAILLIGVAEVGVASWCYGCNKFLRNIAEMQMRFGCLLHNYWWFSWVVLAPITCLGVFVYQICTYQLGYYGTYIFPDWANAIGILIGLSTLAPMPFFFIRRLWKGPSPVVSSVGCPWEVCTVLKVARFAVKSDELRTS; from the exons ATGTTGATTACAATGGGATTGCCAATATTTTTTCTGGAACTTGCGATCGGGCAATATTCCGGTCTCGGACCGAACGAAGCGTTCACGCGAATGGCTCCGGCGTTTCAGGGCCTCGGTTATTCCACCCTCGTCGTGATTATGCTGGTGATGATCTACTACATGGTAATCGTGGCGTGGAGTCTCTTTTATACGTTCGCCTCGTTCTTCCCGAAACTCAGCTGGGCCTATTGCGATAACGACTTCAACACGAACA ATTGTTATAGCGGACTGCAACAAATAGTGTGCCAAAAGGATCACAAGATTTTTTTCAATAAATCCTGCATGTCCATCGAGACGGTCTGTCATAGTTTCAAATATTACGACGGCGGGAACGTTACCAGCTGCTTCAATGGCAGCGAAGTGAAACCGATCCAACATCTTTACAAACGAGTGTTGTCTTCCGAGGAATACTTTAG CGACTACGTTCTGGGCTTGCGCGGAGCCACGTGGGAAAATTTCGGAGGCATAAGATGGGAATTGTTAGGATGTCTCACCCTCGCCTGGGTAATCTGCTTCCTGTGTCTGATGCGCGGTGTCCAGTCCATCGGGAAGGTCGTCTACTTCACCGCTCTTTTCCCTTATGTCATGCTTACGGCGCTACTGATACGAG GTGTCACGCTGGTTGGCGCCAGTGAAGGTTCTGCTTGGTTCATCACGCCCAATTGGTCAACGTTGGGAAACGCTAGTGTCTGGGCGGATGCTGCCTCTCAAGTTTTCTATTCACTCGGAATCGGTTGCGGATCTCTAATCACTCTCTCGAGTTACAGCAACTTCAGCAACAATTGTCACAG AGATGCGATCTTTGTCACGATCACGAACCTGCTCACCTCGATTTTCGCGGGTTTCGTGATATTCTCGATCCTGGGATTCCTCGCCCACGAGATGCAGATGGAGATCCACGAAGTGGTCCAAAGCGGCGCGGGATTGGCTTTTATCGCGTACCCGGAAGCCGTGGTGCGGATGCTTTGGCCAAACGTCTGGGCGGTCCTCTTCTTTATCATGTTGTTCATCCTTGGCCTTGGTAGCCAA TTCGCAGGCGTGCAGGCGATAAACACCGCCATATTGGACCTGCGACCAGATTTACGAAAACACGAGAGCTACGTGGTGTTGGGCATATGCGTCACTTGCTGGCTCCTCGCTATACCGATGGTGTTCGACGGCGGTATTTACCTGTTCACGCTGATGGACTGGAACACCGCTTCTTGGGCGATACTATTGATCGGCGTCGCCGAGGTTGGCGTGGCAAGCTGGTGTTACGGCTGCAACAAATTCCTGCGTAACATTGCTGAAATGCAAATGCGGTTCGGCTGTTTACTCCACAACTATTGGTGGTTCAGCTGGGTCGTGCTCGCGCCTATCACTTGTCTG GGGGTGTTCGTGTATCAAATATGTACGTATCAGTTGGGTTATTATGGCACGTACATATTCCCTGACTGGGCGAACGCGATTGGAATACTGATCGGGCTGTCGACCCTCGCCCCGATGCCATTCTTTTTCATCCGACGGCTGTGGAAAGGACCG AGCCCTGTAGTGTCCAGCGTTGGTTGCCCCTGGGAGGTGTGCACCGTTTTAAAAGTTGCCCGTTTCGCCGTAAAATCTGACGAACTTCGAACGTCTTAA